A genomic window from Micromonospora violae includes:
- a CDS encoding glycoside hydrolase family 9 protein, translated as MTPSRRRLLLAAATTLALTGAGAGAAHADPPPDAPEQIDNGDFSAGVSPWFSFGTGSLAVTDGQLCTTVAGGLANPWDAGIGQDGVPLIAGAEYTLGFAVSATPGAAVKAVLQLGSAPYTTYAAVDATATGTLQRVEQTFTVPDDNPNAQLIFQVGGSPEAQTICLDDVSLRGGEPPEPYVPDTGPRVRVNQVGYLPGGPKNATVVTEATTALPWQLRSAAGAVVASGTTTARGVDAASGQNVHTVDFSSYRTPARGLTLTVDGETSHPFDISGTLYDQLRSDSLQFFYAQRSGIAIDGDLIGEEYARPAGHLGVAPNQGDTNVPCQPGVCDYSLDVRGGWYDAGDHGKYVVNGGIATYQLLSTFERTKTAATADGGAALGDSTLRVPERGNGVPDILDEARWELEFLLRMQVPAGKPLAGMVHHKIHDQNWTGLPLAPQDDPQPRELHPPSTAATLNMAATAAQCARLFAPYDAAFANRCATAAKTAYSAAKAHPAVYASPTDGNGGGAYDDSNVTDEFYWAAAELYLTTGAATYLTDLTASPHHTGNVFDPRGFGWQSVAALGRLDLATVPNGLPAADLARVRASVTAAADTYLAELRRQAYGLPMPGDANSYFWGGNSNVINNAVVLATAFDLTRDASYRDGAVQAMDYILGRNALNISYITGWGEHAAQNQHSRIFGNQLNPSLPRPPAGSLAGGPNAALQDPFVAQLLAGCEPMFCYVDDINSYSTNEVAINWNSALTWIASFLADQGDSGAVPATTCSVDYTNYGTWHGGTGFTAQLTVRNTGATAVNGWNVRFAFTGDQRVREAWLAKVTQSGATVTARNESYNTKIAPGGSVTFGFNATTAGGANPSPGLITVNGAACSLT; from the coding sequence GTGACGCCATCCCGACGCCGCCTCCTGCTGGCTGCGGCGACCACTCTGGCCCTCACCGGCGCCGGCGCCGGCGCGGCCCACGCCGACCCACCACCGGACGCCCCCGAGCAGATCGACAACGGCGACTTCAGCGCCGGGGTGAGCCCCTGGTTCTCCTTCGGCACCGGCTCGCTGGCGGTCACCGACGGCCAGCTCTGCACCACCGTCGCCGGCGGGCTGGCGAACCCGTGGGACGCCGGCATCGGCCAGGACGGCGTACCGCTGATCGCCGGTGCCGAATACACCCTCGGCTTCGCGGTCTCCGCCACGCCCGGCGCCGCCGTCAAGGCCGTGTTGCAGCTCGGCAGCGCCCCGTACACCACGTACGCGGCAGTGGACGCCACCGCCACCGGCACCCTCCAGCGGGTCGAGCAGACCTTCACCGTCCCCGACGACAACCCCAACGCCCAACTGATCTTCCAGGTCGGCGGCTCCCCCGAGGCGCAGACCATCTGCCTCGACGACGTCTCGCTGCGCGGCGGCGAGCCACCCGAGCCGTACGTTCCGGACACCGGGCCACGGGTCCGGGTCAACCAGGTCGGCTACCTGCCCGGCGGCCCGAAGAACGCCACGGTCGTCACCGAGGCCACCACCGCGCTGCCCTGGCAGCTGCGCTCCGCCGCCGGGGCCGTCGTGGCCAGCGGCACCACCACCGCGCGCGGTGTCGACGCCGCCTCCGGGCAGAACGTGCACACCGTCGACTTCTCCAGCTACCGCACCCCGGCGCGCGGCCTGACGCTCACCGTGGACGGCGAGACCAGCCACCCGTTCGACATCTCCGGCACCCTCTACGACCAGCTGCGCTCCGACTCGTTGCAGTTCTTCTACGCCCAGCGCAGCGGCATCGCGATCGACGGTGACCTGATCGGCGAGGAGTACGCCCGCCCCGCCGGCCACCTCGGCGTCGCACCCAACCAGGGCGACACCAACGTGCCCTGCCAGCCGGGCGTCTGCGACTACTCGCTGGACGTGCGCGGCGGCTGGTACGACGCCGGCGACCACGGCAAGTACGTGGTCAACGGCGGCATCGCCACCTACCAGTTGCTGAGCACCTTCGAGCGGACCAAGACGGCGGCCACCGCCGACGGCGGCGCGGCGCTGGGCGACAGCACCCTGCGGGTGCCCGAGCGCGGCAACGGCGTACCGGACATCCTCGACGAGGCCCGCTGGGAGCTGGAGTTCCTGCTGCGCATGCAGGTGCCCGCCGGCAAGCCGCTCGCCGGAATGGTCCACCACAAGATCCACGACCAGAACTGGACCGGGCTGCCGCTGGCCCCGCAGGACGACCCGCAGCCGCGCGAGCTGCACCCGCCGTCGACCGCGGCCACCCTCAACATGGCCGCCACCGCCGCCCAGTGCGCGCGCCTGTTCGCCCCCTACGACGCGGCGTTCGCGAACCGCTGCGCCACCGCCGCGAAGACGGCCTACAGCGCCGCCAAGGCCCACCCGGCGGTGTACGCCAGCCCGACCGACGGCAACGGCGGCGGCGCGTACGACGACAGCAACGTCACCGACGAGTTCTACTGGGCGGCGGCCGAGCTGTACCTGACCACCGGGGCAGCGACCTACCTGACCGACCTGACGGCGTCGCCGCACCACACCGGCAACGTGTTCGACCCGCGCGGCTTCGGCTGGCAGAGCGTCGCCGCGCTGGGCCGCCTCGACCTGGCCACCGTGCCCAACGGGCTGCCCGCCGCCGACCTGGCCCGGGTCCGCGCCTCGGTCACCGCCGCCGCCGACACGTACCTCGCCGAGCTACGCCGGCAGGCGTACGGGCTGCCGATGCCCGGTGACGCCAACAGCTACTTCTGGGGCGGCAACAGCAACGTCATCAACAATGCCGTCGTGCTGGCCACCGCGTTCGACCTGACCCGCGACGCCTCCTACCGCGACGGCGCGGTGCAGGCGATGGACTACATCCTCGGTCGCAACGCGCTGAACATCTCCTACATCACCGGGTGGGGTGAGCACGCCGCGCAGAACCAGCACAGCCGCATCTTCGGCAACCAGCTCAACCCGAGCCTGCCCCGACCGCCCGCCGGTTCGCTCGCCGGTGGCCCGAACGCGGCCCTTCAGGACCCGTTCGTGGCACAGTTGCTGGCCGGCTGCGAGCCGATGTTCTGCTACGTCGACGACATCAACTCGTACTCGACCAACGAGGTGGCGATCAACTGGAACTCGGCGCTGACCTGGATCGCCTCGTTCCTGGCCGACCAGGGTGACTCCGGCGCGGTGCCGGCGACCACCTGCTCGGTGGACTACACCAACTACGGCACCTGGCACGGCGGCACCGGGTTCACCGCCCAGCTGACCGTCCGCAACACCGGCGCCACGGCCGTCAACGGGTGGAACGTGCGGTTCGCGTTCACCGGCGACCAGCGGGTACGCGAGGCCTGGCTGGCGAAGGTCACCCAGTCCGGCGCGACGGTGACCGCACGCAACGAGTCGTACAACACCAAGATCGCACCCGGCGGATCGGTGACGTTCGGCTTCAACGCGACGACCGCCGGCGGCGCCAACCCGAGCCCCGGCCTGATCACCGTCAACGGGGCGGCCTGCTCGTTGACCTGA
- a CDS encoding PP2C family protein-serine/threonine phosphatase has translation MTLKLRSVGTSDRGLIRSGNQDALHAGTWLVAVADGMGGMAAGDLASALTIDAVAPLDVETPEDALVAALEGGIALATSRIRQAVAEDPERQGMGTTLTALLFARTGSCLALAHVGDSRAYLFREGVLKQVTRDDTFVQMLVDQGVITADQASSHPRRAVVTQALQGDEVSPSYATMVPRAGDRWLLCSDGLSNVVRPDTLTEVLSGYPDRDACAGKLIDLALHAGAPDNVTVVVADVVEE, from the coding sequence ATGACCCTGAAGCTGCGTTCCGTGGGAACGAGCGACCGTGGGCTGATCCGCAGCGGAAACCAGGACGCCCTGCACGCCGGCACCTGGCTCGTCGCCGTCGCCGACGGCATGGGCGGGATGGCCGCCGGTGACCTCGCCAGCGCCCTCACCATCGACGCGGTCGCCCCGTTGGATGTGGAGACACCTGAGGACGCGCTGGTGGCCGCGCTGGAGGGTGGCATCGCGTTGGCCACCTCCCGGATCCGCCAGGCCGTCGCCGAGGATCCCGAGCGCCAGGGCATGGGCACCACACTGACCGCCCTGCTCTTCGCCCGTACCGGCAGCTGCCTGGCGCTCGCGCACGTCGGTGACTCCCGGGCCTACCTGTTCCGTGAGGGCGTGCTCAAACAGGTCACCCGGGACGACACGTTCGTCCAGATGCTGGTGGACCAGGGCGTGATCACCGCGGACCAGGCCAGCAGTCACCCGCGCCGCGCCGTGGTCACCCAGGCCCTGCAGGGCGATGAGGTCTCCCCGTCGTACGCGACGATGGTGCCCCGGGCCGGCGACCGGTGGCTGCTGTGCAGTGACGGCCTCTCCAACGTGGTCCGTCCGGACACGCTCACCGAGGTGCTCAGTGGCTATCCGGACCGGGACGCCTGCGCCGGCAAGCTGATCGACCTGGCCCTGCACGCGGGCGCTCCGGACAACGTCACCGTCGTGGTGGCCGACGTCGTCGAGGAGTAG
- the hrpB gene encoding ATP-dependent helicase HrpB, translating to MLSDVTLDLPVRPVLPALVAALGAAGAAVLVAPPGTGKTTLAPLAVADRVTGRVVIAQPRRVAARAAARRMAELLGERVGERVGYAVRGERRVGPATRIEVVTTGLLLRRLHHDPELPGTGAVLLDECHERQLDADLALAFTVEARATLRPDLWLLAMSATPDTDRFAALLGGPTPAPVVRADSALHPVQRIWAPPARPIAPPGAGPVDRALLDHVAATVRRALREHDGDVLVFLPGAGEIAAVTGRLADLRDTVALLPLHGRQRGTEQDAALRRADRRRVVLSTALAETSLTVPGVRIVVDAGLSRVPRIDLARGLGALVTVPVSRAAATQRAGRAGREAPGYVYRCWSAATHERLPARAEPEVATADLTGFALELAAWGRPDGVGLALPDAPPAAAMTVARDTLATLGAVDADGRITARGRSIAAAGAHPRLARALLDGAGRVGADRAAEVVALLAEESAAGPGDDLVAGWRRLRTGVDAGATARWRTEVRRLRAALPSDATPRSRAEATDLAGSGRLSDDLAAGLLVGLAYPERLARVRRPGGSAYLMTGGTAAELAAGSGLTGSDWLAVAVADRTPGAPSARIRRASPVDEATAREAAGPLLRTGREVGWSDGDVVAREVTRLGAIELVERRLDRPDRAEVADALLTGLRQDGLGLLPWTPAARALRERLAFLRHHLGDPWPAVDDAPLLDAAPSWLGPELAAARRRADLARVDVSSALRRLLPWAQAARLDELAPERIEVPSGSRIRLDYRDPGAPVLAVKLQETFGWPAAPRIADGRVPVLLHLLSPAGRPVAVTADLASFWRTGYPQVRAELRGRYPRHPWPEDPGTATPTRHATPRRR from the coding sequence GTGCTCTCCGACGTAACCCTTGACCTGCCGGTCCGTCCGGTGCTGCCGGCGCTGGTCGCGGCGCTCGGCGCGGCCGGGGCCGCCGTGCTGGTGGCCCCGCCGGGCACCGGTAAGACCACCCTCGCGCCGTTGGCCGTGGCCGACCGGGTGACCGGTCGGGTGGTGATCGCCCAACCTCGCCGGGTGGCGGCTCGGGCCGCGGCCCGGCGAATGGCCGAGTTGCTCGGCGAACGGGTCGGCGAACGGGTCGGCTACGCGGTGCGCGGGGAACGCCGGGTCGGCCCGGCCACCCGGATCGAGGTGGTCACCACCGGCCTGCTGCTCCGACGGCTGCACCACGACCCGGAACTGCCCGGCACCGGCGCCGTGCTGCTCGACGAGTGCCACGAACGGCAACTCGACGCCGACCTCGCGTTGGCCTTCACCGTGGAGGCGCGCGCCACCCTCCGACCGGACCTGTGGCTGCTGGCGATGTCGGCGACCCCGGACACCGACCGGTTCGCCGCGCTGCTGGGCGGGCCCACCCCGGCCCCGGTGGTCCGGGCCGACTCGGCACTGCATCCGGTGCAGCGGATCTGGGCGCCCCCGGCACGCCCGATCGCCCCGCCCGGGGCCGGGCCGGTGGACCGGGCGCTGCTCGACCACGTGGCCGCCACCGTCCGCCGCGCGCTGCGCGAGCACGACGGCGACGTCCTGGTCTTCCTGCCCGGGGCCGGCGAGATCGCGGCGGTCACCGGCCGGCTGGCCGACCTGCGGGACACTGTCGCGCTGCTGCCACTGCACGGCCGGCAACGCGGCACCGAGCAGGACGCCGCGCTGCGTCGCGCGGACCGACGACGGGTGGTCCTGTCCACCGCGCTGGCCGAGACCAGCCTGACCGTGCCGGGCGTGCGGATCGTGGTGGACGCCGGGCTCTCCCGAGTGCCCCGGATCGATCTGGCCCGTGGGCTGGGCGCGCTGGTCACCGTGCCGGTCTCCCGCGCCGCCGCCACCCAGCGGGCCGGTCGGGCCGGCCGGGAAGCCCCCGGATACGTCTACCGCTGCTGGTCGGCGGCGACCCACGAACGGCTGCCCGCCCGCGCCGAGCCGGAGGTCGCCACCGCCGACCTGACCGGCTTCGCGCTGGAGTTGGCCGCCTGGGGCCGACCGGACGGCGTGGGGCTCGCGTTGCCCGACGCGCCGCCGGCCGCCGCGATGACGGTGGCCCGGGACACCCTGGCGACCCTGGGCGCGGTCGACGCCGACGGTCGGATCACGGCGCGGGGGCGGTCGATCGCCGCCGCCGGGGCGCACCCACGGCTGGCCCGTGCGCTGCTCGACGGCGCCGGTCGGGTGGGCGCCGACCGGGCCGCCGAGGTGGTCGCCCTGCTGGCCGAGGAGAGCGCGGCCGGCCCCGGTGACGATCTGGTCGCCGGTTGGCGTCGGCTGCGCACCGGCGTGGACGCGGGCGCGACCGCGCGTTGGCGCACCGAGGTACGCCGGCTGCGCGCCGCCCTGCCGAGCGACGCCACACCCAGGAGCCGCGCCGAGGCCACCGACCTCGCCGGCTCGGGACGGCTGAGCGACGATCTCGCCGCCGGGCTGCTCGTCGGGTTGGCGTACCCGGAACGGTTGGCCCGGGTGCGGCGGCCGGGCGGTTCGGCGTACCTGATGACCGGCGGGACCGCCGCGGAGCTGGCCGCCGGCTCGGGGCTGACCGGGTCCGACTGGCTGGCGGTGGCGGTCGCCGACCGCACCCCCGGCGCGCCGTCGGCCCGCATCCGCCGTGCCTCCCCGGTGGACGAGGCGACGGCCCGGGAGGCCGCCGGGCCGTTGCTGCGCACGGGTCGCGAGGTCGGCTGGTCCGACGGGGACGTGGTGGCCCGGGAGGTGACCCGGCTGGGCGCGATCGAGCTGGTCGAGCGCCGGTTGGACCGACCGGACCGGGCGGAGGTGGCCGACGCGTTGCTGACGGGCCTGCGTCAGGACGGGTTGGGGTTGCTGCCCTGGACACCGGCGGCGCGGGCGTTGCGCGAGCGGCTCGCGTTCCTCCGGCACCACCTGGGTGATCCGTGGCCGGCGGTCGATGACGCGCCGTTGCTCGACGCCGCGCCGAGCTGGCTGGGCCCGGAGCTGGCCGCCGCCCGACGCCGGGCCGACCTGGCGCGGGTGGACGTGTCGTCGGCGCTGCGTCGGCTGCTGCCCTGGGCGCAGGCCGCCCGCCTCGACGAGCTGGCCCCGGAGCGGATCGAGGTGCCGAGTGGTTCCCGGATCCGGCTGGACTACCGCGACCCGGGGGCGCCGGTGCTCGCCGTGAAGCTCCAGGAGACGTTCGGCTGGCCGGCGGCCCCCCGCATCGCCGACGGTCGGGTGCCGGTGCTGCTGCACCTGCTCTCCCCCGCCGGCCGGCCGGTGGCGGTCACCGCGGATCTGGCGTCGTTCTGGCGTACCGGCTATCCGCAGGTCCGCGCCGAACTGCGCGGGCGCTATCCCCGGCACCCGTGGCCGGAGGATCCGGGAACGGCCACCCCCACCCGGCACGCCACGCCACGCCGGCGCTGA
- a CDS encoding DUF397 domain-containing protein yields the protein MTAYDRTRADWRTSTRSSGNGNCVEVATIDGQVAVRDSKDRSGPVLAFGAAAWRAFVLGVDEVRRR from the coding sequence ATGACGGCGTACGACCGGACCCGAGCAGATTGGCGCACCAGCACGCGCAGCAGCGGCAACGGCAACTGCGTGGAGGTCGCGACAATCGACGGTCAGGTCGCCGTCCGGGACAGCAAGGACCGCTCCGGCCCGGTGCTCGCCTTCGGTGCGGCGGCCTGGCGGGCCTTCGTGCTCGGCGTCGACGAGGTCCGTCGCCGCTGA
- a CDS encoding helix-turn-helix domain-containing protein gives MTATPTIRPAASPTVRRRRIARELRQLRERAGMTLDVAARQLDMSKSNLSRIETAQIGIKPRDVRAALALYEVTGTDAEALIEIARGAQQRGWWQKYSDVLPEWFEFYVGLEAEAAALRTYEAESVPGLLQTEAYAREIFRRTAGEDGLERKVAARLHRQEVLRREDPVDLSVILNEAVLLRPVGGTAVMAEQLVHMSRIAQLPNVTIQVLPFAAGGHPAMSTPYVILNFADAADASVVYLDNLTMGLALEEADQVLGYSLLHEELCRMALDPTASLTRLEEASRNFA, from the coding sequence GTGACCGCCACTCCCACCATCCGACCCGCCGCCAGCCCCACCGTCCGACGCCGCCGCATCGCTCGGGAACTCCGCCAACTCCGGGAACGCGCGGGCATGACACTCGATGTGGCCGCCCGCCAGCTCGACATGTCGAAGAGCAACCTCTCCCGGATCGAGACCGCGCAGATCGGCATCAAGCCGCGCGACGTCCGCGCCGCCCTCGCCCTGTACGAGGTGACCGGTACCGACGCCGAAGCGCTGATCGAGATCGCTCGAGGAGCGCAGCAGCGCGGCTGGTGGCAGAAGTACAGCGACGTGCTCCCGGAGTGGTTCGAGTTCTACGTCGGGCTGGAGGCCGAGGCGGCGGCGCTGCGCACGTACGAGGCCGAGTCGGTGCCCGGGTTGTTGCAGACCGAGGCGTACGCCCGGGAGATCTTCCGCCGCACCGCCGGTGAGGACGGCCTGGAGCGCAAGGTCGCCGCCCGGCTGCACCGGCAGGAGGTGCTGCGCCGCGAGGACCCGGTCGACCTGTCCGTGATCCTCAACGAGGCGGTGCTCCTGCGCCCGGTCGGCGGCACCGCGGTGATGGCCGAACAGTTGGTCCACATGAGCCGGATCGCTCAACTACCCAACGTGACAATTCAGGTACTTCCATTCGCGGCCGGCGGCCATCCGGCCATGAGCACCCCGTACGTGATCCTCAACTTCGCCGACGCCGCCGACGCGTCCGTGGTTTACCTGGATAACCTCACGATGGGACTGGCTCTGGAGGAAGCCGATCAAGTGCTCGGGTATAGCCTTCTGCACGAGGAGCTGTGCCGGATGGCGCTCGATCCGACGGCGTCGCTGACCCGTCTTGAGGAGGCTTCTCGTAACTTTGCGTGA
- a CDS encoding GOLPH3/VPS74 family protein: protein MLIADEFFLIAHNDSRGKAKLHPAATGLGLAGGLLGELILYGHITVLAGQITVIDRRPPADALAHTVLDQLVGEPHHQELRTWLSFLAQSATTSVGERLARAGVLRRQESRRLLRTTVSYLPIDLNAVAWPATRLRALLDRPDPPGVPDALLLGLVVAAGLTREVLWSAGPRAHHRLNVLLPALPAPLKELVGHTEAAVGAAVLRGIP from the coding sequence TTGCTCATCGCCGACGAGTTCTTCCTGATCGCGCACAACGACAGTCGCGGTAAGGCCAAACTGCACCCGGCGGCGACCGGGCTCGGGCTCGCTGGCGGCCTCCTCGGCGAACTGATCCTTTATGGACACATCACCGTGCTGGCCGGGCAGATCACCGTCATCGACCGGCGCCCGCCGGCCGACGCCCTGGCGCACACCGTGCTGGACCAGTTGGTCGGCGAACCCCATCACCAGGAGCTGCGGACCTGGCTCAGCTTCCTGGCGCAGAGCGCGACGACCTCGGTGGGGGAGCGGCTGGCCCGTGCCGGGGTGCTGCGCCGCCAGGAGAGCCGCCGGCTGCTGCGTACCACCGTCAGCTACCTGCCGATCGACCTCAACGCGGTGGCCTGGCCGGCCACCCGACTGCGGGCCCTGCTGGACCGGCCGGACCCACCGGGCGTGCCGGACGCCCTGCTGCTGGGCCTGGTCGTGGCCGCGGGCCTGACCCGGGAGGTGCTGTGGAGCGCCGGCCCCCGGGCGCATCACCGGTTGAACGTCCTCCTTCCCGCGTTGCCGGCCCCGCTCAAGGAACTCGTCGGGCACACCGAGGCCGCCGTCGGCGCCGCCGTGCTGCGCGGCATCCCCTGA
- a CDS encoding APC family permease, translated as MPPTSTSDRPSNVSEALARGRLGIPSVIFFVLSAAAPLTVVAGVVTTGYGVIGVTGIPLAFLLIAAVLALFAVGYVAMSRRVENAGAFYAYVSRGLGRPAGVGAAWVALIAYNALQVGLYGTIGAAAQPVLDRIFGGHPPWFVVALVAWALVGLLGLLRVDLNGMVLAALLIAEIVVVLIFDLGQLGNPADGQISFASFSPDNLFVPGVGAVLVLAVLGFVGFESAVVFSEESKDPKRTVPLATYLSVAIIAGVYALSSWTMTVAVGQDRIVAEAGEQSIELIFNLAAAHLGNTAVTIGQVLFLTSVLAAMISFHNTTARYTFALGRERVLPAVFGQTSARTGAPRAASVAQSILGLLVILLYAVNGWDPVVQLFFWIGTTGGFGVLLLIATTSVAVIAYFARSAGGENLWRRAIAPGLATIALFVIIWLAVSNFANLLGVAPDSTLRWALPAAYPIAALLGIGWALLLRSNRPDTYARIGLGAASAAAAVKPAEPAAVEVTR; from the coding sequence ATGCCCCCGACATCGACAAGCGACCGACCCAGCAACGTCTCTGAAGCCCTGGCCCGAGGTCGCCTCGGCATCCCCTCGGTGATCTTCTTCGTCCTCTCCGCCGCCGCGCCGCTGACCGTGGTGGCCGGCGTCGTCACCACCGGCTACGGCGTCATCGGGGTGACCGGAATCCCGCTGGCCTTCCTGCTGATCGCCGCGGTGCTGGCGCTCTTCGCGGTGGGTTACGTGGCGATGTCCCGCCGGGTGGAGAACGCCGGCGCCTTCTACGCGTACGTCTCCCGTGGCCTCGGTCGACCGGCTGGCGTGGGCGCCGCCTGGGTCGCGCTGATCGCGTACAACGCGTTGCAGGTCGGTCTGTACGGCACCATCGGCGCGGCGGCCCAGCCGGTGCTCGACCGGATCTTCGGCGGGCACCCGCCCTGGTTCGTCGTGGCCCTGGTGGCGTGGGCGTTGGTCGGCCTGCTCGGCCTGCTCCGGGTCGACCTGAACGGCATGGTCCTGGCCGCGCTGCTGATCGCCGAAATCGTGGTGGTCCTCATCTTCGACCTGGGACAGCTCGGCAACCCGGCCGACGGGCAGATTAGCTTCGCCTCGTTCTCGCCGGACAACCTCTTCGTGCCGGGCGTCGGCGCGGTGCTGGTGCTGGCCGTCCTCGGCTTCGTCGGTTTCGAGTCGGCGGTGGTCTTCAGCGAGGAGAGCAAGGACCCGAAGCGGACGGTGCCGCTGGCCACCTACCTCTCGGTGGCGATCATCGCCGGGGTGTACGCGCTGTCGTCCTGGACCATGACGGTCGCCGTCGGGCAGGACCGGATCGTCGCCGAGGCCGGCGAGCAGAGCATCGAACTGATCTTCAACCTGGCCGCCGCGCACCTCGGCAACACCGCGGTCACCATCGGGCAGGTGCTCTTCCTGACCTCGGTGCTGGCCGCGATGATCTCCTTCCACAACACCACGGCGCGCTACACGTTCGCACTCGGTCGGGAGCGCGTGCTGCCGGCGGTGTTCGGGCAGACCTCGGCCCGGACCGGGGCGCCGCGCGCCGCCTCGGTGGCGCAGAGCATCCTCGGGCTGCTGGTCATCCTGCTGTACGCCGTCAACGGCTGGGACCCGGTGGTCCAGCTGTTCTTCTGGATCGGCACCACCGGCGGCTTCGGTGTCCTGCTGCTGATCGCGACCACCTCGGTCGCGGTGATCGCCTACTTCGCCCGCTCCGCCGGCGGCGAGAACCTCTGGCGACGGGCCATCGCACCCGGCCTGGCCACCATCGCGCTCTTCGTGATCATCTGGTTGGCCGTGTCGAACTTCGCCAACCTGCTCGGTGTCGCGCCGGACTCCACCCTGCGCTGGGCGCTGCCCGCCGCGTACCCGATCGCCGCCCTGCTGGGCATCGGCTGGGCCCTGCTGCTGCGCAGCAACCGACCCGACACGTACGCCCGGATCGGCCTGGGCGCGGCGAGCGCCGCCGCCGCGGTCAAGCCGGCGGAGCCGGCCGCCGTGGAGGTGACCCGATGA
- a CDS encoding GNAT family N-acetyltransferase, protein MSVVIERLGPEETSLVAGRIAEAFTVLEVTKWLVPDASKREAVLAGDFEILVGHAMRHGMVHATADRASVAVWFPSVGEPAPPPADYDARLAAACGDWTDRFQYLDELFAANHPHPDHHHLAFLATRPDRQGQGLGTALMRHHHAWLDANRMPAYLEASSPSSRDLYAKHGYVAGEPFRVPDGTPFWPMWREPVGN, encoded by the coding sequence ATGAGCGTGGTCATCGAGCGGCTCGGACCGGAGGAGACCTCCCTCGTGGCGGGTCGGATCGCCGAGGCGTTCACCGTCCTGGAGGTGACGAAGTGGCTGGTCCCGGACGCGAGCAAGCGGGAGGCCGTGCTGGCCGGGGACTTCGAGATCCTGGTCGGACACGCGATGCGACACGGCATGGTCCACGCCACGGCGGACCGGGCCTCGGTCGCGGTCTGGTTTCCGTCGGTCGGCGAGCCGGCGCCGCCGCCGGCCGACTACGACGCCCGACTGGCCGCCGCCTGCGGCGACTGGACCGACCGGTTCCAGTACCTCGACGAGCTGTTCGCGGCGAACCACCCGCATCCGGATCACCACCACCTCGCGTTCCTGGCGACCCGGCCCGACCGGCAGGGGCAGGGGCTGGGTACCGCGCTGATGCGCCACCACCACGCCTGGCTGGACGCCAACCGGATGCCGGCGTACCTGGAGGCGAGCAGCCCGAGCAGCCGGGACCTGTACGCGAAGCACGGCTACGTGGCCGGCGAGCCGTTCCGGGTGCCCGACGGCACACCGTTCTGGCCGATGTGGCGGGAGCCGGTCGGCAACTGA